Below is a window of Candidatus Eisenbacteria bacterium DNA.
CAGCGTGATGCCGAGATTGTCGTCGAGGGGTATCGGCAGGAGCTCGACCAGACTTGCGATCAGTGCGCCGGCGATCACGACCGGCCACGGCAGGAATCCGGCGACGGCGAGAAACGACGCCCACGCCAGGCAGGCGACCAGCCCTCCGGCCGCGCCCTCGACCGACTTGTTGAAGATGCGGGTGCGGCCGTACGCCTTGCCGACCAGCGCCGCGACGCCGTCGCCGAGCACCGTGAATCCGATCGCGGCCGCCGCGATCGGCCGCGGAAAGATCTCGATCGCGAGCACCGCCGCGATCAGCAGATAGGTGGAGCCGAGCAGATTGAGATCTTCGTGCTCGCGAATCATCTGACCGAAGAAGCGACGGAAGAACTCGCGCACGCGGCGATCGTGAATCCGGATCACGTCGATCGAGATCGCCGTGACGGTGAGCGCGATCAGGAACACCGCCCACTGCCCGCGTCCGCGGGGCCACGGCAACCACTGATAGAGCAGACCGAGCGGGAGAATCACCGCCGCGATGTGGATCGCTTTGCGCTGCGCTTCGGTGAGCCACGATTTCGAGCGGAGCGGTGCGAACGGGTCGTCGGGAAGCGAGGGGATGCGTGTGGGGTCGCGGGCCTCGGTCACGGGCGCGACACTAACAGAGACCGGCAGAGGCGGAGCGTTGCACTACTCCCACTCGATGGTGGCGGGCGGCTTGCTCGTGACGTCGTAGACCACGCGGTTCACGCCGCGCACCTCGTTCGCGATTCGGCTCGCGACGCGCGCGAGCAGCGAGGCGGGCAGCCGCGTCCAATCGGCGGTCATGCCGTCCTGGGAGTTGACCGCGCGCAACGCGAGCACCTTCTCGTAGCTGCGCTCGTCGCCCTTCACTCCCACGGTCGAGACCGGGAGCAGCACCGCGAACGCCTGCCAGGTGCGTCCGTACCACCTGGCGCGCCTCAGCTCCTCGATGAAGATCGCATCGGCCTTGCGCAACGTCTCGAGATCCTCGGCGTGGATCGGCCCCAGGATGCGCACCGCGAGCCCCGGGCCCGGGAACGGATGCCGGTCGACCAGATGATCCGGCAGACCCATCGCGCGTCCCAGTTCGCGCACCTCGTCCTTGAACAGCAGCCGCAGTGGCTCGACCAGCTTGAGCTTCATGCGTTCGGGAAGTCCGCCGACGTTGTGGTGCGTCTTGATGACCTGCGAGCCATGTCCCGCCGAAGCGCTCTCGATCACGTCCGGGTAGAGCGTGCCCTGCGCGAGGAACTCGATCGGCCCGTACTTCTTCGCTTCCTCTTCGAATACGGCGATGAACTCCGCACCGATGATCTTTCGCTTCTGTTCGGGATCGGTGACGCCTGCGAGCCGTGTGAGGAACCGCTCGCGCGCGTCCACCACGATCAGGCGCAGGCCACGCTTCGCGCCCAGTTCGCGCGCCACTTCCACTGCTTCGCCCTCGCGCAGCAGTCCGTGGTCCACGAGCACGCACACGAGGCGTGCGCCGATCGCGCGATGACACAGCGTTGCGACCACCGTGCTGTCGACACCGCCCGAGAGACCACACAGGATGTGGCCGTCGCTCCCGACCCGGGTCCGAATGTCGGCGACCGACTGCTTGAGGAAGTTCTTCATGCTCCACCCACCCTTGAGCTTCGCGATGCGGAACAGGAAGTTCGCGAGCACCTGCTTTCCGTAGGGCGAGTGGACGACCTCGGGATGGAACTGGATCAGGTGGAACGGCAGCTTCTCGTGCTGAGCTGCGGCGAATGCGCAGTTGGAAGTGTGCGCGGTCTTCACCCAGCCGGGGCCCAGCGCCTGCACTTCATCGCCGTGACTCATCCACGCGCGGAATCGCTTCGGTACTCCGGTGAAGAGTGGCGTGCGCTTGTCCTGGATGAACGTCGCGGTGCCGTACTCGGCGCGCTCGGCCCTGGCGACCGCACCCCCATGGAGCTGCATGGTCGCCTGGAAGCCGTAGCAGATGCCGAGTGTCGGCTTCTTGAGCGCATAGATTCCGGCATCGGGCATCGGAGCAGTGGCGCGATAGCCACTCGCAGGCGAGCCGCCGAGGATCAGCGCGCTCGGCTTGCGCGCCGCGATCTCCGCGGCCAAGGTCGTTCCCGGAACGATCTCGGAGAACACCCCGGCCTCGCGCACGCGCCGCGCGATCAGCTGTGTGTACTGGGAACCGAAGTCGAGAATGAGCACGAGTTCACGAGACATCAGTGCCGGAACTCCCGCCGCCCGGTGAACAGCATCGCGATGCCGTGCGTGTCGCACGCCGCAACGACCTCGTCGTCGCGCATCGAGCCGCCGGGCTGCACGACCGCGACGATCCCGGCCTCGGCCGCGTGATGGATGTTGTCGGCGAACGGGAAGAACCCGTCGCTCGCGAGCACCGCGCCCTGCAGTTCGTGTTTCGCGCGCCGCGCCTTCATGAGCGCAACGTCGACGGCATCGACGCGGCTCGTCTGTCCGGAGCCGAGCCCGATGAGTTGCCTGCCGCGCGCAATCACGATCGCGTTGGATCGTGCCGCCGCGCACACGCGCCATGCGAACTCGAGCGACGCGCGTTCGTCGACACCGGGCGAGCGTTTCGTTGCGACGCGCCATCCACCCGCGGACCCAGGCCCATCCAGGTTCGACTTGGAGCTCTGAGCGACCGGCTCGGCACCGCTCTCCCGCTGCAACAACACCCACGGCCCGAGTGCTCGGGCCGACCACGCGTCGACTGGCTCAAGTGCCTGCGCCGCAAGCCGAACGACGCGTAGGTTCTTCTTCTTCTGGAGCTCGAGCTCGGCACCCGTTCCAAAGTCGGGCGCCACGACGACCTCCATGAAGTGCCCCGCTGTCGCCTCCGCGGTGGCACGATCGAGCGGACGGTTGAAGGCGACGATTCCGCCGAACGCGGACTGTTCGTCGGAGCGTAACGCAGCGGCATATGCCTCTCCGACTGTCGGCGCGCATGCGACCCCGCACGGTTCGTTGTGTTTGACGATCACGCACGCCGGCGACTCGAAGCGACCGACCAGCGTGACGGCCGCGTGCACGTCGACCAGGTTGTTGTACGAAAGCTCCTTCCCTTCCCGCGCCGCATCGAGGCCGGCCATCGCGCCGGCACGCACGTAGAGTGCCGCCTGCTGATGCGGATTCTCGCCATAGCGCAGACCGCGCACGCGCTCGAGCGAGAGCAGGTAGTTCGAAGGCGTCTCCTCCCCGCCGCGACGCGCCAGCTCATTCGCGATCGCGGCATCGTAACGCGCGGTGCGCGCGAATGCGGCGATCGCCCATGCGCGACGCTGTTCGGGACTCGGTCCAGCGCCCTCGAAGGCCGCGAGGACCTCGGCGTACTGCGCCGGTGAGTGGACCACCACGACGTGCTCGTGATTCTTGGCGGCCGCGCGCAGCAGCGCGACGCCTCCGATGTCGATTTCCTCGATCGCGGCCGCGTCGTCGAGCGAAGTCGCGCGGGCTTCGAACGGATAGAGCGTCACCGCAACCAGGTCGATCGCCTCGATGCCGCGCTCTTCGAGCGCGACCATGTCCTCGTCGAGCCCACGCCGTGCGAGGATCGCTCCGTGCACGTGCGGGTGGAGCGTCTTCACCCGCCCGCCGAGCATCTCGGGGAATCCGGTCACGTCCTCGACCGCCGTCACTTCGAGGCCGGCGTCGCGCAGGTGTTTCGCGGTGCCACCCGAGCCCACCAGCCTCGTGCCGTGCGCGGCGAGCACGCGCGCGAACTCGACGACACCCGCCTTGTCGGAGAGCGACAGCAATGCGGCGCGCGGCCAGTTCGTCACGCGACGCCCGTGAGACGCCGCATCGCTTCGCGGTAGCGCTCGGAAGTCCGGGCCACCACCTCGTCGGGCAATGCCGGCGCAGGAGGCTCGTGGTTCCAACCGGATGCGTCGAGCCAGTCGCGCACATACTGCTTGTCGAACGACAGCAACCGCCCCGCTTCGTACTCCGCGCGGTCCCAGTAGCGCGACGAGTCGGGCGACAGGATCTCGTCGATGAGAGTCAACGCACCGTCCACCCATCCGAATTCGAACTTGGTGTCGGCGAGCACCAGTCCGCGCCCCCACGCGAAGCTCCGCGCCTCTTCATAGAGCGCGAGCGTGCGATCCCGCAACTGCGTCGCGACCCCGGCGCCCACGCGGCTCACGACCTCGTCGAACGAGACGTTTTGATCGTGGCCCGACTCTTCCTTGGTGGCCGGCGTGAAGATCGCAGGATCGAGACGCGATCCATCGTGCAACCCTGTCGGTAACGCGACGCCGCACACCGAACCGGCCGCCTGGTACTCCCGCCAGCCCGAGCCGGTGAGGTAGCCGCGCGCCACGCACTCGATGTCGACGCGGTCGGCGCGACGCACCAGCATGCTGCGCCCTTCGAGCGGCTCGGCGTGATCGCGAAACGGCGCCGGGAATTCGCGCGGGTCGGCGCTCACGAAGTGATGCGGGCGCGCGTTCACCAGCGCGCGGAACCAGAACGCCGAGAGTTGAGTGAGCACCGCACCCTTGTGCGGAATCGGCGTGGGAAGGATGCAGTCGTACGCCGAGAGCCGATCGCTCGCCACGATCACCAGGTGCTCCGGGCCGGCTTCGTAGACCGAGCGCACCTTGCCCTGTCGCCATGGCGTAAGGCCCGGCAGCTCCACGCGACTCACCGCCGATCCGGTTGCGATCACCGCGTCCCCGCCGCGACCGAGCGGGACGACGCGATCTGGAAGCGCGCCTCGATGTGCGCCGGCAGCTCTCCGATCGAGGCGATCCGCGGCGCACCGTCTGCGGCGTAATCGTCACTGGGGTCGATCAGCACGAAGTGCATGCCGGCAGCCGCCGAGCCCACCTCGTCGACCGATCGGATGTCGCCGACATACAGCGCGCGATCGGGAGCGACGCCCATTCGCCCGAGTGCGATCTGGAAGATGCGCGGGTCCGGCTTCTCGACGCCGACGAGCTGCGAGTCGACCACGAACTCATGGCCCTCGAGCACGCCCGAATTCTTCAAGTGATGCGCCGCGCGACCGTCCGAGTTCGAGACCACGCAGCGCCGCAGCCCGAGCTGCGCGACCTGATCGAGCACCGTGCGCGCGCCCTCGTTCTGGCGTGCCCACAGTCCGCTTTGACGCTCGCGCGACAGGAAGCGCACCACCAGAATCTCGATGCTGTGGTGCGGCAGACCGGCGGCGAGCAGCATGCCGCCGAAGTACCAGCGCACGTCGCCACGCGCTCCGAGCGGCTGTGCGGCATCGGACCACAGCGCCGAGTGGCTGCGATCGTAGCGACGACGCCCCGCGACCTCCGCGCGCCGCAGCTCGGGCGCCGAAACGTCGTAGCCGTATTCGCGCACGATGGCGCTCATCCACTCGAAGTCGAGGCGCACGAGAGTGCCGCCGGCATCGAACACCACCGCTTCCAGCATCGGTCGATCAACCACGGGGACCTCCCGCAGGCACGCCGTCGAACACGATTCGACGTCCGTCCCGCCGCCAGGATTCGGTGGTGAAGCGACGCACCGCGGCCGGATAGAGCCGGTGCTCCGCCTCGTGAACGCGTGCTACGAGCGATTCCAGCGGTTCTCCCTCGCGCACGTCGACGACCGACTGCGCGAGAATCGGGCCGCTGTCCAGACCCTCGTCGACCATGTGAACGGTGCATCCAGTCGCGTGCACGCCGTGCTGCCACGCCTGACGGATCGCATCGAGCCCCGGAAAGGCGGGCAGCAACGATGGGTGCAGGTTCAACAACTGATCGCGGAATGCCGAGATGAACGGTGTGTGCAGTCGGCGCATGAAACCCGCGAGCAGGACACAGTCGACGCCACGATCCTTCAGCGCCTCGATCCAGGGCGTCTCGTCCTCGAGCCGCGTGCGAAAGCGGCCCACCGGAAGCACGAGCGCCTCGATACCGAGACGGCGCGCACGATCAAGCACCGGAGCCTCCGGGCGATCGCTGACGAGAGCGGCGATGTGTCCACCGAGTTCGCCTCTCTGGGCAGCAGTCGCGAGGGCTTCGAAGTTCGTTCCGGATCCGGAAGCTAGAACGCCGAGCGTGCGCATGACGGGGTGGTGGAATTCGAGTCCGCAATCTACCAGCGGGCGCGTCTCCAGTCCACGAGCCGCACGCTGTCCGCGTCGAACTCGAACCACAGCGCGCCCTCGAGGTCGGTTCGATGAACCTGCGCTCCCGCATCACCGAGTCGCGCGAGTGCCGCGGCATTCGGATGCCCGAAGCGATTGCGGCGCCCGCACGAGATCGCAGCGAACCGCGGGGCGATCGTGGCGAGGAACCGGGCGCCACTCGACGAACCGGAGCCGTGATGGCCGACCTTGAGCAACGTGATTCGCGTACGCGCCGTCGCGGTCGACTCGCTCCCGCCCGAGCTCGGCCACCCACCGACCAGCGACTCGGCGATCGCCGCCTCGACCAGACTGTCCGCGTCACCGGTCAACAGCGCACTCGAAGCCTGATTGCCGACTCGCAGCACGATCGAGCTCGCGTTGTCGGTTCGCTCGACCGAGTCGCGGGGCGGCCACAGTCGCACGACCGCGGGATGCTCACGCAGCTGCCGCGGCTCATCGGAACGCAGGACCGGCAACGCTTCTCTCACCGCGTGCACGCCACCGGCGTGATCGAGATCGGAGTGCGTGACGATGAGCCTTTGAAGGCCCCGCACCCCGGCCCAGCGGAGAAACGGCAGCACCACGTCGCGCGCGGCATCGCGCTGGGGTGTTCGAGGTCCGGCGTCCACCAGCCACCAGCCGTCCGCAAAGCCGAGCGCCAGCGACTCGCCCTGCCCGACATCGAGCACCACGAGCCACCAGCGTCCCGGCGGAGGTCGCAGCGGCCGCGCGCCGACCGCGAGTACCAGCGCCAGCAGCCACGCTGCGGCACCAAGCCGCCAGCGGCGACGAGTCGCGCGCTGACGGGCGGGATCGCTCGCCTGCTGCATGCGCGCTCCGATCGAACGCGGCGTGTCGGCGGCCATGCACCACAGCAGCGCACCCGACGCGGCACTCGCGACGAGCAGTCCCCCGTGTCCGACCGTGAGCTGAGCGTGCGGCACGCGCGCGGCGAGGCTCGCGCAGCCGCGCAACGCCGCTGCGAGTGCTTCGCTGGCCGAGAACAGCAGCGCGCCGCTGCCCGGCAGCATCAGCTCGGCCGCCACGCCGAGCCATGCCGCGGCCAGCAGCAACGCACAGACCGGCACCGCGATCAGATTCGCGAACGAGGTCGCCCACGCAAGCGCATGAAAGCGCGCGATCAGGAGCGGCAGCGCCGTGAGCTGCGCACCACACGTCGGCGCGATCAGGCCCGCCACCACCTTCAACGCTCGCGGCATTCGAGCGCGCACCGCTCGATCGATGAGCGGCGCGAGCAACACCAGTCCGAGCGTCGCTGCGAACGAGA
It encodes the following:
- the guaA gene encoding glutamine-hydrolyzing GMP synthase encodes the protein MSRELVLILDFGSQYTQLIARRVREAGVFSEIVPGTTLAAEIAARKPSALILGGSPASGYRATAPMPDAGIYALKKPTLGICYGFQATMQLHGGAVARAERAEYGTATFIQDKRTPLFTGVPKRFRAWMSHGDEVQALGPGWVKTAHTSNCAFAAAQHEKLPFHLIQFHPEVVHSPYGKQVLANFLFRIAKLKGGWSMKNFLKQSVADIRTRVGSDGHILCGLSGGVDSTVVATLCHRAIGARLVCVLVDHGLLREGEAVEVARELGAKRGLRLIVVDARERFLTRLAGVTDPEQKRKIIGAEFIAVFEEEAKKYGPIEFLAQGTLYPDVIESASAGHGSQVIKTHHNVGGLPERMKLKLVEPLRLLFKDEVRELGRAMGLPDHLVDRHPFPGPGLAVRILGPIHAEDLETLRKADAIFIEELRRARWYGRTWQAFAVLLPVSTVGVKGDERSYEKVLALRAVNSQDGMTADWTRLPASLLARVASRIANEVRGVNRVVYDVTSKPPATIEWE
- the purH gene encoding bifunctional phosphoribosylaminoimidazolecarboxamide formyltransferase/IMP cyclohydrolase, producing the protein MTNWPRAALLSLSDKAGVVEFARVLAAHGTRLVGSGGTAKHLRDAGLEVTAVEDVTGFPEMLGGRVKTLHPHVHGAILARRGLDEDMVALEERGIEAIDLVAVTLYPFEARATSLDDAAAIEEIDIGGVALLRAAAKNHEHVVVVHSPAQYAEVLAAFEGAGPSPEQRRAWAIAAFARTARYDAAIANELARRGGEETPSNYLLSLERVRGLRYGENPHQQAALYVRAGAMAGLDAAREGKELSYNNLVDVHAAVTLVGRFESPACVIVKHNEPCGVACAPTVGEAYAAALRSDEQSAFGGIVAFNRPLDRATAEATAGHFMEVVVAPDFGTGAELELQKKKNLRVVRLAAQALEPVDAWSARALGPWVLLQRESGAEPVAQSSKSNLDGPGSAGGWRVATKRSPGVDERASLEFAWRVCAAARSNAIVIARGRQLIGLGSGQTSRVDAVDVALMKARRAKHELQGAVLASDGFFPFADNIHHAAEAGIVAVVQPGGSMRDDEVVAACDTHGIAMLFTGRREFRH
- a CDS encoding phosphoribosylaminoimidazolesuccinocarboxamide synthase codes for the protein MIATGSAVSRVELPGLTPWRQGKVRSVYEAGPEHLVIVASDRLSAYDCILPTPIPHKGAVLTQLSAFWFRALVNARPHHFVSADPREFPAPFRDHAEPLEGRSMLVRRADRVDIECVARGYLTGSGWREYQAAGSVCGVALPTGLHDGSRLDPAIFTPATKEESGHDQNVSFDEVVSRVGAGVATQLRDRTLALYEEARSFAWGRGLVLADTKFEFGWVDGALTLIDEILSPDSSRYWDRAEYEAGRLLSFDKQYVRDWLDASGWNHEPPAPALPDEVVARTSERYREAMRRLTGVA
- a CDS encoding HAD family hydrolase, encoding MVDRPMLEAVVFDAGGTLVRLDFEWMSAIVREYGYDVSAPELRRAEVAGRRRYDRSHSALWSDAAQPLGARGDVRWYFGGMLLAAGLPHHSIEILVVRFLSRERQSGLWARQNEGARTVLDQVAQLGLRRCVVSNSDGRAAHHLKNSGVLEGHEFVVDSQLVGVEKPDPRIFQIALGRMGVAPDRALYVGDIRSVDEVGSAAAGMHFVLIDPSDDYAADGAPRIASIGELPAHIEARFQIASSRSVAAGTR
- a CDS encoding phosphoribosylglycinamide formyltransferase — its product is MRTLGVLASGSGTNFEALATAAQRGELGGHIAALVSDRPEAPVLDRARRLGIEALVLPVGRFRTRLEDETPWIEALKDRGVDCVLLAGFMRRLHTPFISAFRDQLLNLHPSLLPAFPGLDAIRQAWQHGVHATGCTVHMVDEGLDSGPILAQSVVDVREGEPLESLVARVHEAEHRLYPAAVRRFTTESWRRDGRRIVFDGVPAGGPRG
- a CDS encoding DNA internalization-related competence protein ComEC/Rec2, producing the protein MSALWAGVLAGAWPDVIGAWIAVGVALASLSFGSARLGRAASAWLMVAAFAAGVARGAAREARLDRIEAALLATPAVDSPAPSGSEGDRVAEARLVRVRVRLLDHPRLESGRPDAPARLLTPAAGLPSGARVRAWLPAGMQAEWGDAIEGLARLEPPLETRNPGGASSRAIARANDLVAHLSLIAGRVVEARPPFSPRATISRWRRAIEKVLRERLSSEARELVLPLVTGDRAGMSPELSGHLQAAGLTHLIALSGQHVVWFAAAAEALVAAAGGGVVARAASNAGAALLYAGLAGMIPSLLRAVVSAAFAALARATGRALDSLQALALSAFALLALAPGWAGDLGFQLSFAATLGLVLLAPLIDRAVRARMPRALKVVAGLIAPTCGAQLTALPLLIARFHALAWATSFANLIAVPVCALLLAAAWLGVAAELMLPGSGALLFSASEALAAALRGCASLAARVPHAQLTVGHGGLLVASAASGALLWCMAADTPRSIGARMQQASDPARQRATRRRWRLGAAAWLLALVLAVGARPLRPPPGRWWLVVLDVGQGESLALGFADGWWLVDAGPRTPQRDAARDVVLPFLRWAGVRGLQRLIVTHSDLDHAGGVHAVREALPVLRSDEPRQLREHPAVVRLWPPRDSVERTDNASSIVLRVGNQASSALLTGDADSLVEAAIAESLVGGWPSSGGSESTATARTRITLLKVGHHGSGSSSGARFLATIAPRFAAISCGRRNRFGHPNAAALARLGDAGAQVHRTDLEGALWFEFDADSVRLVDWRRARW